A window from Mangifera indica cultivar Alphonso chromosome 2, CATAS_Mindica_2.1, whole genome shotgun sequence encodes these proteins:
- the LOC123208998 gene encoding chaperone protein dnaJ 16-like produces MRCYTISGEGTGLLSRHSTYRRDLKIYSFDEGGVQMSAAAFAKGLLDLEGQLMPILLLYFDRDGSSGLSLALQDNTKTEKVTAAGMYFLGLLVHWLDQTANLLAAAKDPDAANFKKLDIFQPCEITELKAGTHTFAVYGILTSRNQLHKERRKHEVI; encoded by the exons ATGAGGTGTTATACAATTTCAGGTGAAGGTACTGGTCTCCTAAGCCGTCATAGCACATATAGACGTGATCTTAAAATTTACAGCTTTGATGAGGGCGGTGTACAG ATGTCTGCAGCTGCATTTGCCAAAGGCCTCCTTGACCTTGAAGGACAGTTGATGCCAATCCTG TTATTGTATTTTGATCGAGATGGGAGTAGTGGATTGAGCCTTGCACTGCAG GACAACACAAAAACTGAGAAGGTGACAGCTGCTGGCATGTATTTTCTTGGTTTGCTGGTTCACTGGTTAGATCAAACAGCCAACTTG cTGGCTGCTGCAAAGGATCCAGATGCTGCCAACTTTAAAAAACTGGATATCTTTCAGCCATGTGAAATAACTGAACTGAAGGCAGGCACACATACATTTGCTGTTTATG GAATTCTAACTTCAAGAAATCAATTacacaaagaaagaagaaagcatGAAGTGATATGA
- the LOC123208999 gene encoding chaperone protein dnaJ 16-like: MYFLGFLVHQLDQTANLPAAAKDPDAASFKKLDILQPCEITELKAGTHTFAVYGDYYFFLKSASCTIEFLCAAPFKEEKENL; encoded by the exons ATGTATTTTCTTGGTTTCCTGGTTCACCAGTTAGATCAAACAGCCAACTTG cCAGCTGCTGCAAAGGATCCGGATGCTGCCAGCTTTAAAAAACTGGATATCCTTCAGCCATGTGAAATAACTGAACTGAAGGCAGGCACACATACATTTGCTGTTTATG gtgattattatttttttttaaaaagtgctAGCTGCACTATAGAATTTCTTTGTGCTGCACCTTTTAAAGAAGAGAAGGAGAATCTTTGA
- the LOC123209543 gene encoding uncharacterized protein LOC123209543, with product MVVKQNIGAMNLYVEKNEKLWKCVNPIVGNPTQISEMTWERIKKLMMSPGGQSAIMASQCRYEVGATLKNLCLTEFTLGDILQILNMVITIKKWIIHNQAGWQPFIIAVAECSPELGSTSGSQSFNLAIHDSLCRFTNDESCYT from the exons ATGGTAGTGAAGCAAAACATTGGAGCTATGAACTTGTATGTTGAGAAGAATGAGAAACTTTGGAAATGTGTGAACCCTATTGTTGGTAATCCTACACAAATCTCGGAAATGACATGGGAAAGAATTAAAAAGCTTATGATGTCTCCTGGAGGACAATCTGCAATAATGGCTTCTCAATgcag GTATGAAGTTGGTGCTACATTGAAGAATTTGTGCTTGACAGAGTTTACATTAGGCGACATACTTCAGATCTTGAATATGGTAATTACCATAAAGAAATGGATTATTCATAATCAAGCTGGATGGCAGCCGTTTATCATTGCTGTTGCAGAGTGCAGTCCTGAATTAGGCTCTACATCTGGTTCACAAAGTTTCAATCTTGCTATCCATG ACTCATTATGTAGGTTTACTAATGATGAAAGTTGTTACACATGA